The following proteins are co-located in the Camelina sativa cultivar DH55 chromosome 12, Cs, whole genome shotgun sequence genome:
- the LOC104733909 gene encoding putative fasciclin-like arabinogalactan protein 20: protein MVLLLLVRIGYLTLNAFLVDYTTVTSFPCNGFSHRETKRESSKNASMASKLLTTFFLVFFVLDLNLVAPSLTSLSSAVEVLSDSSYFSMGLTLKLANQDLNLDDWQELTIFAPSDQAFTRSGQPSLLKIKYQLSPTRLSGESLRNLPNGAKIPTLRSNSSLVVTNSSRFGDGKASINGVVVQDSPVFDDGYIAIYGSDEFFTSPTKISDDSPSSSSVPNPTSSSTGSIPIPSSATRTAPSPPNRSKPVVNCFNIFESASRLLISRGFVIMATFLALQLETSGNNDTKMITVFAPIDEAIPNPTTKFSDYATIFRGHVINRLVSWKDLQKLAWEGSILQTVLKGYEIEVSWSGDILLLNGVPLIYPDMFVNDCIAVHGFNQMIEPKEKQVXSRNQKRKLQERINGVEASNYLLPRIFRSRSKSRRTFSDISYSSQLGDYDGLH from the exons ATGgtgttgttgttacttgttaggaTAGGTTATCTGACATTGAAtgcatttttg GTGGACTATACAACTGTAACTTCCTTCCCCTGCAACGGCTTTTCTCATCgagaaaccaaaagagaaagctCCAAGAACGCATCAATGGCGTCGAAGCTTCTAACTACCTTCTTCCTCGTATTTTTCGTTCTCGATCTAAATCTCGTCGCACCTTCTCTGACATCTCTTTCATCCGCCGTGGAAGTCCTCTCCGATTCAAGCTACTTCTCCATGGGACTCACTCTAAAGCTCGCGAACCAAGATCTAAACCTCGACGATTGGCAAGAACTCACCATCTTCGCACCTTCTGATCAAGCTTTCACCAGATCCGGTCAACCTTCGCTTCTCAAAATCAAGTACCAGCTCTCTCCGACGAGACTCTCCGGTGAATCCCTAAGAAACCTCCCGAACGGCGCCAAAATCCCTACTCTCAGATCTAACTCATCTCTCGTCGTCACCAATTCTTCACGATTCGGAGACGGCAAAGCTTCGATCAACGGCGTCGTGGTCCAAGACTCCCCTGTTTTTGACGACGGCTACATCGCGATTTACGGATCCGACGAGTTTTTCACATCCCCGACGAAGATCTCCGACGATtcaccatcgtcttcttcagTCCCAAACCCTACCTCATCATCTACTGGTTCGATCCCAATCCCTAGTTCAGCGACTCGTACTGCTCCAAGTCCTCCTAATAGATCTAAACCAGTAGTGAACTGCTTTAACATCTTTGAATCGGCTTCAAGATTGTTAATCTCGAGAGGCTTCGTGATCATGGCCACGTTTCTCGCTCTGCAATTAGAAACTTCAGGAAACAACGACACCAAGATGATCACAGTCTTTGCTCCGATCGACGAGGCGATTCCAAATCCAACCACCAAATTCTCCGATTACGCTACTATCTTCAGAGGGCACGTGATCAATCGTCTTGTCTCTTGGAAAGATCTTCAGAAACTGGCTTGGGAAGGATCGATTCTGCAAACTGTTCTCAAAGGGTATGAAATTGAGGTTTCTTGGTCTGGTGATATACTTCTTCTCAATGGAGTCCCACTCATCTATCCAGATATGTTTGTCAACGATTGCATTGCTGTTCATGGCTTTAACCAGATGATTGAACCGAAAGAGAAACAGGTTGANTCgagaaaccaaaagagaaagctCCAAGAACGCATCAATGGCGTCGAAGCTTCTAACTACCTTCTTCCTCGTATTTTTCGTTCTCGATCTAAATCTCGTCGCACCTTCTCTGACATCTCNTACTCTTCTCAGTTAGGTGACTATGATGGTCTTCACTGA
- the LOC104732701 gene encoding 50S ribosomal protein L27, chloroplastic, giving the protein MAMATSMSVNLIGAFKGLSLSSTSSFLRGDLNLCPKTTFTVTLPMQNLQAPIPLTIESAHKKGAGSTKNGRDSPGQRLGVKIYGDQVAKPGAIIVRQRGTKFHAGKNVGIGKDHTIFSLIDGLVKFEKFGPDRKKISVYPREIVPENPNSYRARKRENFRLQREKKKARRENYTYTIPTPQLVLASAAIEDAEANPEC; this is encoded by the exons ATGGCGATGGCAACATCGATGAGTGTGAATCTGATTGGTGCTTTTAAAGGCTTGTCACTCTCTTCAACCTCGTCGTTCCTCAGAGGCGATTTGAATTTATGCCCTAAAACAACCTTCACTGTGACTCTCCCAATGCAAAACCTCCAAGCTCCGATTCCATTGACGATTGAGTCTGCGCATAAGAAAGGAGCTGGTAGTACTAAGAACGGTCGTGATTCTCCTGGTCAAAGACTTGGTGTCAAGATCTATGGTGACCAAGTCGCTAAACCTGGCGCCATCATTGTTCGTCAACGTGGCACTAAG TTCCATGCTGGGAAAAACGTTGGGATTGGTAAAGATCATACCATCTTCTCTTTAATCGATGGATTAGTGAAGTTTGAGAAGTTTGGTCCTGACAGGAAGAAG ATAAGTGTGTACCCTCGAGAAATTGTGCCAGAGAATCCCAACAGCTACAGAGCACGAAAGAGGGAGAACTTTAGGTTgcagagggagaagaagaaggcaagacGTGAGAACTACACTTACACTATTCCTACTCCTCAACTTGTCCTTGCATCTGCAGCTATCGAGGATGCTGAAGCCAACCCCGAGTGCTAG
- the LOC104732706 gene encoding disease resistance protein RML1A-like isoform X1 produces MDTMINLEVKELTRYHVFSSFHGPDVRSGFLSHLHNYFASKGITTFNDQEMERGHTIGPGLVQVIKESRVSIVVLSKKYASSGWCLDELVEILKCKEASGQAVLTIFYKVDPSDVRKQRGDFGNTFKKTCEGKTDEVKQRWSNALAYIATVAGRHSLNWFVFSLGSMRANEAEMIQKIAIDISNKLNVTPSRDFEGMVGLEAHLTELNTLLCLESDDVMMIGIWGPGGIGKTTIARALFNQLSTNFRLSCFMRNLKGVDDWDSKLYLQNKLLSKILNQKDIKIHQLGAIKEWLHNQRVLIILDDVDDLEQLEVLAKETSWFGSGSRIIVTLKDKKILKAHGINDIYHVDFPSEEEALEMLCLSAFKQNSPQDGFEELARKVIKLCGNLPLALRVVGSSLYRESEDEWRLQLYGIETNLDRKLVDVLRVGYDKLLEKHQSLFRHIACFFNHKSVDYMTAMLADSTLDVKNGLNTLAAKSLVYISTNGWITMHCLLQQLGKQVVVQQSDEPGKRQFLVEAKEICDVLANETVRSYLYILPIL; encoded by the exons ATGGACACGATGATCAACTTAGAAGTTAAAGAGCTAACG AGATACCATGTCTTTTCGAGTTTCCATGGACCAGACGTCCGTAGTGGATTTCTCAGTCATTTACACAATTATTTTGCAAGCAAAGGGATCACAACGTTCAACGATCAAGAGATGGAGAGAGGCCATACGATCGGGCCTGGGCTCGTGCAAGTGATTAAAGAATCTAGAGTCTCGATTGTGGTGCTCTCGAAGAAGTACGCTTCTTCAGGCTGGTGCTTAGATGAGTTGGTGGAAATCTTGAAGTGCAAAGAAGCTTCAGGGCAGGCTGTGTTGACTATTTTTTACAAAGTTGATCCTTCTGATGTACGGAAACAGCGGGGAGACTTTGGAAATACTTTCAAGAAAACTTGTGAAGGGAAAACCGATGAAGTGAAGCAGAGATGGAGCAATGCTTTGGCATATATAGCAACCGTAGCTGGGAGACACTCTCTAAACTGGTTTGTCTTTTCTCTTGGCTCTATGAG GGCTAATGAAGCTGAGATGATCCAGAAGATTGCTATAGATATTTCAAACAAACTGAATGTTACACCTTCAAGGGATTTTGAAGGGATGGTGGGACTTGAAGCTCACCTGACGGAACTCAACACTTTGTTATGCCTGGAAAgtgatgatgtgatgatgattggAATTTGGGGTCCTGGGGGCATTGGTAAGACTACCATTGCTAGAGCTTTATTTAACCAACTCTCTACCAATTTTCGGCTTAGTTGTTTTATGAGGAACCTCAAGGGTGTTGATGACTGGGATTCGAAGTTGTATTTGCAAAATAAGCTTCTGTCCAAAATTTTGAACCAAAAGGATATAAAGATACATCAGTTAGGCGCAATAAAAGAGTGGCTACATAACCAACGAGTGCTCATCATTCTTGACGATGTAGATGATCTAGAGCAATTAGAGGTTTTGGCTAAAGAAACTTCTTGGTTTGGTTCTGGAAGTCGGATCATTGTTACCTTAAAAGATAAGAAGATTTTGAAGGCACATGGGATCAACGATATCTACCATGTGGATTTTCCATCCGAAGAAGAAGCTCTTGAGATGTTATGTCTATCTGCTTTCAAACAGAATTCTCCACAAGATGGTTTCGAAGAGCTTGCAAGAAAAGTAATAAAGCTTTGCGGTAATCTTCCATTGGCCCTTAGGGTTGTGGGTTCTTCTTTATATAGGGAGAGCGAGGATGAGTGGAGGCTTCAATTATATGGGATAGAAACTAATCTTGATAGAAAACTTGTGGATGTCTTGAGAGTGGGGTATGACAAATTGTTAGAGAAACATCAATCTCTGTTTCGTCATATTGCATGCTTTTTCAACCATAAAAGTGTTGATTATATGACAGCCATGCTCGCTGACAGTACTTTGGATGTCAAAAATGGGTTGAATACCTTAGCCGCTAAATCTCTTGTGTATATATCTACTAATGGGTGGATTACGATGCACTGTCTACTACAACAATTGGGTAAACAAGTTGTTGTTCAACAGTCTGACGAGCCAGGGAAACGTCAGTTTTTAGTTGAAGCCAAAGAGATTTGCGATGTTCTGGCAAATGAAACTGTAAGATCTTACCTATATATATTGCCTATTTTGTAA
- the LOC104732706 gene encoding disease resistance protein RML1A-like isoform X2 produces the protein MAASSSSSSPDFKRYHVFSSFHGPDVRSGFLSHLHNYFASKGITTFNDQEMERGHTIGPGLVQVIKESRVSIVVLSKKYASSGWCLDELVEILKCKEASGQAVLTIFYKVDPSDVRKQRGDFGNTFKKTCEGKTDEVKQRWSNALAYIATVAGRHSLNWANEAEMIQKIAIDISNKLNVTPSRDFEGMVGLEAHLTELNTLLCLESDDVMMIGIWGPGGIGKTTIARALFNQLSTNFRLSCFMRNLKGVDDWDSKLYLQNKLLSKILNQKDIKIHQLGAIKEWLHNQRVLIILDDVDDLEQLEVLAKETSWFGSGSRIIVTLKDKKILKAHGINDIYHVDFPSEEEALEMLCLSAFKQNSPQDGFEELARKVIKLCGNLPLALRVVGSSLYRESEDEWRLQLYGIETNLDRKLVDVLRVGYDKLLEKHQSLFRHIACFFNHKSVDYMTAMLADSTLDVKNGLNTLAAKSLVYISTNGWITMHCLLQQLGKQVVVQQSDEPGKRQFLVEAKEICDVLANETVRSYLYILPIL, from the exons atggctgcttcttcttcttcttcgtcgccTGACTTTAAGAGATACCATGTCTTTTCGAGTTTCCATGGACCAGACGTCCGTAGTGGATTTCTCAGTCATTTACACAATTATTTTGCAAGCAAAGGGATCACAACGTTCAACGATCAAGAGATGGAGAGAGGCCATACGATCGGGCCTGGGCTCGTGCAAGTGATTAAAGAATCTAGAGTCTCGATTGTGGTGCTCTCGAAGAAGTACGCTTCTTCAGGCTGGTGCTTAGATGAGTTGGTGGAAATCTTGAAGTGCAAAGAAGCTTCAGGGCAGGCTGTGTTGACTATTTTTTACAAAGTTGATCCTTCTGATGTACGGAAACAGCGGGGAGACTTTGGAAATACTTTCAAGAAAACTTGTGAAGGGAAAACCGATGAAGTGAAGCAGAGATGGAGCAATGCTTTGGCATATATAGCAACCGTAGCTGGGAGACACTCTCTAAACTG GGCTAATGAAGCTGAGATGATCCAGAAGATTGCTATAGATATTTCAAACAAACTGAATGTTACACCTTCAAGGGATTTTGAAGGGATGGTGGGACTTGAAGCTCACCTGACGGAACTCAACACTTTGTTATGCCTGGAAAgtgatgatgtgatgatgattggAATTTGGGGTCCTGGGGGCATTGGTAAGACTACCATTGCTAGAGCTTTATTTAACCAACTCTCTACCAATTTTCGGCTTAGTTGTTTTATGAGGAACCTCAAGGGTGTTGATGACTGGGATTCGAAGTTGTATTTGCAAAATAAGCTTCTGTCCAAAATTTTGAACCAAAAGGATATAAAGATACATCAGTTAGGCGCAATAAAAGAGTGGCTACATAACCAACGAGTGCTCATCATTCTTGACGATGTAGATGATCTAGAGCAATTAGAGGTTTTGGCTAAAGAAACTTCTTGGTTTGGTTCTGGAAGTCGGATCATTGTTACCTTAAAAGATAAGAAGATTTTGAAGGCACATGGGATCAACGATATCTACCATGTGGATTTTCCATCCGAAGAAGAAGCTCTTGAGATGTTATGTCTATCTGCTTTCAAACAGAATTCTCCACAAGATGGTTTCGAAGAGCTTGCAAGAAAAGTAATAAAGCTTTGCGGTAATCTTCCATTGGCCCTTAGGGTTGTGGGTTCTTCTTTATATAGGGAGAGCGAGGATGAGTGGAGGCTTCAATTATATGGGATAGAAACTAATCTTGATAGAAAACTTGTGGATGTCTTGAGAGTGGGGTATGACAAATTGTTAGAGAAACATCAATCTCTGTTTCGTCATATTGCATGCTTTTTCAACCATAAAAGTGTTGATTATATGACAGCCATGCTCGCTGACAGTACTTTGGATGTCAAAAATGGGTTGAATACCTTAGCCGCTAAATCTCTTGTGTATATATCTACTAATGGGTGGATTACGATGCACTGTCTACTACAACAATTGGGTAAACAAGTTGTTGTTCAACAGTCTGACGAGCCAGGGAAACGTCAGTTTTTAGTTGAAGCCAAAGAGATTTGCGATGTTCTGGCAAATGAAACTGTAAGATCTTACCTATATATATTGCCTATTTTGTAA
- the LOC104732702 gene encoding mitochondrial import receptor subunit TOM20-4-like isoform X2 → MDLQSGEAAMDMQSEIERLVFFEHARKLCEATYIKNPLDVDNLTKWGGALLEVAQFQKITESKLMILEGISKLEEALVIDPKKHDALWVIGNAHVSYGFLTPDQAEAIDHFENATQFFQRALEEQPGNESYQKSLELASKAPILHTEVHKHGLGPQPLGGVAGPSSSNNAKVVSFIQNY, encoded by the exons ATGGATTTGCAGAGTGGAGAAGCCGCCATGGATATGCAGAGTGAAATCGAGAGATTGGTGTTCTTCGAACATGCTCGAAAACTTTGCGAAGCTACCTACATCAAAAACCCTTTAGATGTCGAT aaTTTGACGAAATGGGGAGGAGCTTTACTGGAAGTAGCACAGTTTCAAAAAATCACAGAGTCAAAGCTAATGATTCTAG AGGGCATTTCGAAGCTGGAAGAGGCGTTGGTAATCGATCCAAAGAAGCACGATGCTCTTTGGGTCATTGGTAATGCTCACGTTTCATATGGGTTTTTGACTCCTGATCAAGCCGAGGCTATAGATCACTTTGAGAATGCTACTCAGTTCTTTCAACGAGCATTGGAGGAG CAACCGGGGAACGAATCCTATCAGAAATCACTGGAGTTGGCTTCCAAG GCTCCAATACTACATACAGAGGTTCACAAACATGGTTTAGGCCCTCAACCATTGGGCGGTGTCGCTGGACCATCATCATCCAACAATGCCAAGgttgtttcttttattcaaaactACTAA
- the LOC104732702 gene encoding mitochondrial import receptor subunit TOM20-4-like isoform X1, translating to MDLQSGEAAMDMQSEIERLVFFEHARKLCEATYIKNPLDVDNLTKWGGALLEVAQFQKITESKLMILEGISKLEEALVIDPKKHDALWVIGNAHVSYGFLTPDQAEAIDHFENATQFFQRALEEQPGNESYQKSLELASKAPILHTEVHKHGLGPQPLGGVAGPSSSNNAKTMKQKKSSDFKYDVLGWVILAVGVVAWFNFAKSQMPVPRQ from the exons ATGGATTTGCAGAGTGGAGAAGCCGCCATGGATATGCAGAGTGAAATCGAGAGATTGGTGTTCTTCGAACATGCTCGAAAACTTTGCGAAGCTACCTACATCAAAAACCCTTTAGATGTCGAT aaTTTGACGAAATGGGGAGGAGCTTTACTGGAAGTAGCACAGTTTCAAAAAATCACAGAGTCAAAGCTAATGATTCTAG AGGGCATTTCGAAGCTGGAAGAGGCGTTGGTAATCGATCCAAAGAAGCACGATGCTCTTTGGGTCATTGGTAATGCTCACGTTTCATATGGGTTTTTGACTCCTGATCAAGCCGAGGCTATAGATCACTTTGAGAATGCTACTCAGTTCTTTCAACGAGCATTGGAGGAG CAACCGGGGAACGAATCCTATCAGAAATCACTGGAGTTGGCTTCCAAG GCTCCAATACTACATACAGAGGTTCACAAACATGGTTTAGGCCCTCAACCATTGGGCGGTGTCGCTGGACCATCATCATCCAACAATGCCAAG aCGATGAAGCAAAAAAAGAGTAGTGATTTCAAGTATGATGTGCTCGGATGGGTCATCTTAGCTGTTGGCGTTGTTGCGTGGTTTAATTTTGCCAAATCTCAGATGCCGGTCCCAAGGCAGTAA
- the LOC104732706 gene encoding disease resistance protein RML1A-like isoform X3, producing MERGHTIGPGLVQVIKESRVSIVVLSKKYASSGWCLDELVEILKCKEASGQAVLTIFYKVDPSDVRKQRGDFGNTFKKTCEGKTDEVKQRWSNALAYIATVAGRHSLNWFVFSLGSMRANEAEMIQKIAIDISNKLNVTPSRDFEGMVGLEAHLTELNTLLCLESDDVMMIGIWGPGGIGKTTIARALFNQLSTNFRLSCFMRNLKGVDDWDSKLYLQNKLLSKILNQKDIKIHQLGAIKEWLHNQRVLIILDDVDDLEQLEVLAKETSWFGSGSRIIVTLKDKKILKAHGINDIYHVDFPSEEEALEMLCLSAFKQNSPQDGFEELARKVIKLCGNLPLALRVVGSSLYRESEDEWRLQLYGIETNLDRKLVDVLRVGYDKLLEKHQSLFRHIACFFNHKSVDYMTAMLADSTLDVKNGLNTLAAKSLVYISTNGWITMHCLLQQLGKQVVVQQSDEPGKRQFLVEAKEICDVLANETVRSYLYILPIL from the exons ATGGAGAGAGGCCATACGATCGGGCCTGGGCTCGTGCAAGTGATTAAAGAATCTAGAGTCTCGATTGTGGTGCTCTCGAAGAAGTACGCTTCTTCAGGCTGGTGCTTAGATGAGTTGGTGGAAATCTTGAAGTGCAAAGAAGCTTCAGGGCAGGCTGTGTTGACTATTTTTTACAAAGTTGATCCTTCTGATGTACGGAAACAGCGGGGAGACTTTGGAAATACTTTCAAGAAAACTTGTGAAGGGAAAACCGATGAAGTGAAGCAGAGATGGAGCAATGCTTTGGCATATATAGCAACCGTAGCTGGGAGACACTCTCTAAACTGGTTTGTCTTTTCTCTTGGCTCTATGAG GGCTAATGAAGCTGAGATGATCCAGAAGATTGCTATAGATATTTCAAACAAACTGAATGTTACACCTTCAAGGGATTTTGAAGGGATGGTGGGACTTGAAGCTCACCTGACGGAACTCAACACTTTGTTATGCCTGGAAAgtgatgatgtgatgatgattggAATTTGGGGTCCTGGGGGCATTGGTAAGACTACCATTGCTAGAGCTTTATTTAACCAACTCTCTACCAATTTTCGGCTTAGTTGTTTTATGAGGAACCTCAAGGGTGTTGATGACTGGGATTCGAAGTTGTATTTGCAAAATAAGCTTCTGTCCAAAATTTTGAACCAAAAGGATATAAAGATACATCAGTTAGGCGCAATAAAAGAGTGGCTACATAACCAACGAGTGCTCATCATTCTTGACGATGTAGATGATCTAGAGCAATTAGAGGTTTTGGCTAAAGAAACTTCTTGGTTTGGTTCTGGAAGTCGGATCATTGTTACCTTAAAAGATAAGAAGATTTTGAAGGCACATGGGATCAACGATATCTACCATGTGGATTTTCCATCCGAAGAAGAAGCTCTTGAGATGTTATGTCTATCTGCTTTCAAACAGAATTCTCCACAAGATGGTTTCGAAGAGCTTGCAAGAAAAGTAATAAAGCTTTGCGGTAATCTTCCATTGGCCCTTAGGGTTGTGGGTTCTTCTTTATATAGGGAGAGCGAGGATGAGTGGAGGCTTCAATTATATGGGATAGAAACTAATCTTGATAGAAAACTTGTGGATGTCTTGAGAGTGGGGTATGACAAATTGTTAGAGAAACATCAATCTCTGTTTCGTCATATTGCATGCTTTTTCAACCATAAAAGTGTTGATTATATGACAGCCATGCTCGCTGACAGTACTTTGGATGTCAAAAATGGGTTGAATACCTTAGCCGCTAAATCTCTTGTGTATATATCTACTAATGGGTGGATTACGATGCACTGTCTACTACAACAATTGGGTAAACAAGTTGTTGTTCAACAGTCTGACGAGCCAGGGAAACGTCAGTTTTTAGTTGAAGCCAAAGAGATTTGCGATGTTCTGGCAAATGAAACTGTAAGATCTTACCTATATATATTGCCTATTTTGTAA